A stretch of the Dioscorea cayenensis subsp. rotundata cultivar TDr96_F1 chromosome 4, TDr96_F1_v2_PseudoChromosome.rev07_lg8_w22 25.fasta, whole genome shotgun sequence genome encodes the following:
- the LOC120259074 gene encoding BAG family molecular chaperone regulator 7-like, which produces MSLSKRSHLMDPISASLILREYSIFKPSSPPCYSPLVDIVDDELAFALDLVSPKFPSVFDLPVISPLDFFEGATDLVQFNRASSHFRRLHDRAETELHLRNLSDRVAALEIGFDLAMKPKPADQERKYKWTAEIKGPKGEGFDRKYKLTAVKGAAQKNVKWTAEITGKGKDAPMTRTYTFQASTVPSEANKEKHNKVEMGKKEASSGKRVVEIEEPVNRGAIVLKQAFAKRAFDHSKGKRKELSPQDAALIIQMSFRAHLVRRSQVLRGLRDLAVAKAKLKEIRALFSNYSYRRRIEVDAEERQRFSEKIIVLLLTVDAIEGLDYIIRAAKRSMVVELEGMLEVVDPQPLGKLGSMKRRQFDLPTGGSISREMAMGVAEVVQMLDEEDNHGNTLSGVSL; this is translated from the exons ATGAGTCTATCCAAGCGATCCCATCTCATGGATCCCATCTCCGCCTCCCTCATCCTCCGcgagtactccatcttcaagccTTCTTCACCTCCATGCTACTCCCCCCTCGTTGACATTGTTGATGATGAGCTCGCCTTCGCCCTCGACCTAGTAAGCCCCAAGTTTCCCTCCGTCTTCGACCTTCCGGTCATCTCTCCGCTTGACTTCTTCGAGGGCGCGACCGATCTCGTTCAGTTCAACCGCGCTTCGTCGCATTTCCGACGTTTGCACGATCGGGCTGAGACAGAGCTCCACCTCCGGAACCTCAGCGACCGCGTCGCGGCGCTGGAGATCGGGTTCGACCTGGCGATGAAGCCAAAACCGGCAGATCAGGAGCGCAAGTACAAGTGGACGGCAGAGATCAAGGGTCCCAAGGGGGAGGGTTTTGATCGGAAGTACAAACTGACGGCGGTGAAGGGCGCGGCGCAGAAGAACGTCAAATGGACCGCTGAGATCACAGGAAAGGGGAAGGACGCACCCATGACTCGCACTTACACATTCCAGGCGTCCACTGTGCCGTCTGAGGCCAACAAGGAGAAGCATAACAAAGTGGAAATGGGGAAAAAAGAGGCTTCCTCCGGCAAACGGGTGGTGGAGATCGAGGAACCTGTGAATCGTGGGGCCATTGTCTTGAAGCAG GCTTTTGCAAAGAGGGCCTTTGATCATAGCAAGGGCAAGAGGAAGGAGCTATCACCACAGGATGCTGCTTTGATAATTCAGATGAGTTTTAGAGCTCATCTAGTCCGCCGCTCTCAAGTTCTTCGTGGTCTTCGTGATCTGGCAGTTGCAAAAGCTAAGCTGAAGGAAATCAGAGCTCTGTTTTCCAATTACTCGTATCGCCGTCGCATTGAGGTTGATGCTGAAGAACGCCAGAGGTTCTCTGAGAAAATCATTGTTCTCCTCCTGACTGTTGATGCCATAGAG GGACTGGATTACATAATTCGGGCTGCGAAGAGGTCAATGGTTGTAGAACTGGAAGGTATGCTGGAGGTGGTGGACCCTCAACCACTTGGAAAGCTGGGGTCGATGAAGCGCAGGCAATTTGACTTACCCACTGGTGGATCCATCTCGAGGGAAATGGCAATGGGTGTGGCAGAGGTAGTTCAGATGCTTGATGAGGAGGACAACCATGGCAATACTCTGTCGGGTGTTTCTTTGTAA
- the LOC120259477 gene encoding probable xyloglucan galactosyltransferase GT19, translated as MAAWVLSHIPILLCLILIIPQSEETRSIRRTECHGRWIHIRSLPPRFNTELLESCNAFPLMDEPLCPYAANHGLGPRTHNRSRSWYRTDPRLLEPLIHRRLLEHPCLTPDPLLADAIYLPYYASLDALPFLYSPPLFNSSALHALPLHHHLLSNQPHVYSRRHGHDHFLVLAGPAWDFSQAPDADPVLWGTSFLSRSEFFNLTVLALESRPSPWQEHAIPHPTSFHPATLARLDAWLARARRSRRNTLMLFAGGGGGGGANIRGSIRAECENRTDLCQMVDCSDGVCSHDPIRFMRPMLRSSFCLQPPGDTPTRRSTFDGILAGCIPVFFEEISARKQYGWHLPEDQYEDFSVYIPKEDVVFGGVRITEVLAAIPEADVRTMRERVLELAPGVMYRRHGSSAGLRSIKDAVDLAIDGVLRRIRRKVRPLGSPELITVDDEEDAAG; from the coding sequence ATGGCTGCATGGGTTCTCTCCCATATTCCCATTCTGCTTTGCCTCATACTAATAATCCCCCAATCTGAAGAAACTCGATCCATCCGCCGTACTGAGTGTCATGGTCGGTGGATTCACATCCGTTCCCTGCCGCCGCGCTTCAACACGGAGCTTCTGGAGAGCTGCAACGCCTTCCCCCTAATGGACGAACCCCTCTGCCCTTACGCAGCCAACCACGGTCTCGGACCTCGCACCCACAACCGCAGCCGCAGTTGGTACCGCACCGACCCCCGGCTACTGGAGCCACTGATTCACCGGCGTCTTCTCGAGCACCCGTGCCTCACCCCCGACCCCCTCCTCGCCGACGCCATCTACCTCCCCTACTATGCCTCCCTCGACGCCCTCCCTTTCCTCTACTCCCCTCCCTTGTTCAACTCCTCCGCTCTTCACGCTCTTCCCCTCCATCACCACCTCCTCTCTAACCAACCCCACGTCTACTCGCGCCGCCATGGCCACGACCACTTCCTCGTTCTTGCTGGTCCCGCCTGGGACTTCTCCCAGGCCCCTGACGCTGACCCTGTCCTCTGGGGCACCTCCTTCCTCTCCCGCTCCGAGTTCTTCAACCTCACCGTTCTCGCCCTCGAGTCCCGCCCCTCCCCTTGGCAGGAGCACGCCATCCCCCACCCCACCTCCTTCCACCCTGCCACGCTCGCCCGCCTCGACGCCTGGCTCGCCCGTGCCCGTCGCTCCCGCCGCAACACTCTCATGCTTTTCGCCGGCGGAGGCGGAGGCGGGGGTGCCAACATTCGCGGCAGCATCCGCGCTGAGTGCGAGAATCGAACCGATCTTTGCCAGATGGTGGACTGCTCCGATGGGGTCTGCTCTCATGATCCGATCAGGTTCATGCGGCCCATGCTCCGCTCAAGCTTCTGCCTCCAGCCGCCCGGTGACACCCCGACCCGGCGGTCCACGTTCGACGGGATCCTGGCGGGTTGTATCCCGGTATTCTTCGAGGAGATCTCAGCGAGGAAGCAGTATGGGTGGCATTTGCCCGAGGATCAGTACGAGGACTTCTCCGTTTATATACCCAAAGAGGATGTGGTCTTCGGAGGGGTGCGGATCACGGAGGTGCTGGCTGCCATCCCGGAGGCGGATGTCAGGACGATGAGAGAGCGGGTCTTGGAACTCGCTCCCGGCGTCATGTACCGGCGCCATGGGAGTTCCGCGGGCCTCAGATCGATCAAGGATGCTGTCGATCTCGCCATAGATGGGGTGCTCCGGAGGATCCGGCGAAAGGTGAGGCCTCTCGGGAGTCCTGAACTCATCACGGTGGACGACGAAGAGGACGCTGCTGGATAG
- the LOC120259173 gene encoding probable trehalose-phosphate phosphatase F: protein MDLKSSHSSPVLADSVPVSKSRLGLSNNLVPYSPPPTAYPPSLYLSIPRRKAITGKFDEVRESAWLDAMVASSPPRKKLNKDFGHESQDESDTAYCIWLMKFPSALSSFDQITSSANGKNIALFLDYDGTLSPIVDNPDLAVMSPAMRAAVHSVAKNFPTAIISGRSRDKVYEFVGLKELYYAGSHGMDIVGPVRECFSLDDHPNCIRSTDTQGNEVNLFQPANEFLPMIDEVFKSLVEITKGINGAKVENNKFCVSVHYRLVNEKSWSEVACCVENVLKGYPRLRLTHGRKVLEVRPVIDWNKGKAVEFLLESLGLSNSDDVLPIYVGDDRTDEDAFKVLREGNRGFGILVSSNPREETNAFYSLRDPCEVMSFLKSLVKWKKSTALRG from the exons ATGGATTTAAAGTCAAGTCATAGTTCACCTGTTCTTGCTGATTCTGTGCCAGTGAGCAAATCCAGATTGGGCTTGTCCAATAATTTGGTTCCATACTCACCACCACCAACAGCATACCCTCCTAGTTTATATTTAAGTATTCCCAGAAGGAAGGCTATCACTGGTAAATTTGATGAGGTTCGTGAGAGTGCTTGGTTGGATGCCATGGTTGCTTCATCACCTCCTCGTAAGAAGCTAAACAAGGATTTTGGTCATGAGTCACAAGATGAATCAGATACAGCATATTGCATTTGGCTG ATGAAATTTCCATCGGCTTTATCATCGTTTGATCAAATCACGTCCAGTGCTAATGGGAAAAACATAGCACTGTTCCTTGATTATGATGGAACACTTTCACCTATAGTTGACAATCCTGACCTTGCTGTCATGTCCCCTGCG ATGCGTGCTGCTGTGCACAGTGTTGCAAAAAATTTCCCCACTGCAATTATAAGTGGCAGGTCGCGGGACAAG GTTTATGAGTTTGTGGGACTAAAAGAACTATATTATGCTGGTAGTCATGGAATGGACATTGTGGGTCCAGTCAGAGAATGTTTTTCTCttgatgatcatccaaattgcATTAGGTCTACTGATACGCAG GGAAATGAGGTAAATCTCTTCCAGCCTGCAAACGAGTTCTTACCAATGATAGATGAG GTTTTTAAATCCCTTGTTGAGATCACTAAAGGAATTAATGGTGCAAAAGTCGAGAATAATAAATTCTGCGTCTCTGTACATTACCGTCTTGTAAATGAGAAG AGTTGGTCTGAGGTCGCCTGTTGTGTCGAGAATGTCTTGAAGGGCTACCCACGTTTGCGTCTGACACATGGACGGAAG GTTTTAGAGGTCCGCCCTGTAATTGATTGGAACAAAGGGAAAGCTGTTGAGTTTCTTCTTGAATCCTTAGGATTGAGCAACTCTGATGATGTGCTCCCAATATATGTTGGAGATGACCGAACTGATGAGGATGCTTTCAAG GTCTTGAGAGAGGGAAACCGAGGTTTTGGCATTTTAGTGTCCTCTAATCCGAGGGAGGAGACAAATGCGTTCTACTCCCTGCGTGACCCATGTGAG GTCATGTCTTTTCTCAAGTCCTTGGTTAAATGGAAGAAGTCAACCGCTTTACGAGGATGA